The Hyphomicrobium sp. MC1 genome window below encodes:
- the hisB gene encoding imidazoleglycerol-phosphate dehydratase HisB, producing the protein MKRQATITRKTKETEISATVDLDGTGAYDVSTGIGFLDHMLEQLARHSLINITLRAKGDLHIDFHHTAEDTGIVLGQAIAKALEDKAGIMRYADVHLPMDETLTRVAVDVSGRPFLVWKVDFTRPKLGEMDTELFREWFQAFAQNAGITLHVENLYGENNHHIAETCYKGLARALKAAVAIDPRQAGRIPSTKGAL; encoded by the coding sequence GTGAAGCGGCAGGCGACGATAACGCGCAAGACCAAGGAGACCGAGATCTCCGCGACCGTCGACCTCGATGGGACGGGCGCCTACGACGTTTCGACGGGGATCGGCTTTCTCGATCACATGCTGGAGCAACTCGCCCGGCATTCTCTCATCAACATTACGCTCAGGGCCAAGGGCGACCTGCACATCGATTTCCACCACACGGCCGAGGATACGGGCATCGTGCTGGGGCAGGCGATCGCCAAGGCGCTCGAGGATAAAGCCGGGATCATGCGGTATGCCGATGTGCATCTGCCGATGGACGAGACGCTGACGCGCGTGGCGGTCGACGTTTCGGGGCGGCCGTTTCTGGTCTGGAAGGTGGATTTCACACGGCCGAAGCTTGGCGAGATGGACACCGAGCTGTTCCGCGAGTGGTTCCAGGCGTTTGCCCAGAATGCCGGCATTACGTTGCACGTCGAAAACCTTTACGGCGAGAACAATCACCATATCGCGGAGACCTGCTATAAGGGCCTCGCGCGGGCGCTGAAGGCGGCGGTTGCGATCGATCCGCGGCAGGCGGGTCGCATTCCGTCGACGAAAGGCGCGCTTTAA
- a CDS encoding VOC family protein, giving the protein MAKAIHMMIRVLDEARSAKFYEACFGLKVSEKKDWPDFSLTYLKNAENDFEVELTVNKGRTEPYNLGDGYGHIAFVVDDLEATRAKIAAAGYQPKDIKNMTHDGKPFGTFFFIDDPDGYKIEVLQRGGRFQ; this is encoded by the coding sequence ATGGCCAAAGCGATTCATATGATGATCCGCGTTCTCGACGAGGCGCGCTCGGCGAAGTTCTACGAGGCGTGCTTCGGCCTCAAAGTTTCCGAAAAGAAAGACTGGCCGGACTTTTCGCTCACCTATCTGAAGAACGCCGAGAACGATTTCGAGGTTGAGCTGACGGTCAACAAGGGCCGCACCGAGCCCTACAATCTTGGCGATGGCTATGGCCATATCGCCTTCGTCGTTGACGATCTCGAAGCGACGCGCGCTAAAATCGCCGCCGCCGGCTACCAGCCGAAAGACATCAAGAACATGACGCACGACGGCAAGCCGTTCGGCACGTTCTTTTTCATCGACGATCCGGACGGCTACAAGATCGAAGTCCTGCAGCGCGGCGGCCGGTTCCAGTAA
- the hisF gene encoding imidazole glycerol phosphate synthase subunit HisF, protein MLKVRIIPCLDVKDGRVVKGVNFVDLVDAGDPVEAAAAYDAAGADELCFLDITASHENRDTIFDVVERTANRCFMPLTVGGGVRTVEDIRKLLEAGADKVSINTAAVNKRAFVKEASEKFGAQCIVVAIDAKRVSAEGEPPRWEIFTHGGRTPTGIDAVEYAREVAELGAGEILLTSMDRDGTKAGFDVELTRAVSDAVTIPVIASGGVGTLQHLVDGVEGGHASAVLAASIFHFGTYSIPQAKDYMAKAGLAMRMDS, encoded by the coding sequence ATGCTGAAAGTCCGCATCATTCCATGTCTTGATGTCAAAGATGGACGAGTTGTAAAGGGCGTCAATTTCGTCGATCTCGTCGATGCGGGCGACCCGGTCGAGGCGGCCGCCGCTTATGACGCAGCCGGCGCCGATGAGCTCTGCTTTCTTGACATCACGGCCAGCCACGAGAACCGCGATACGATCTTCGACGTCGTGGAACGGACGGCCAATCGCTGCTTCATGCCGCTGACGGTCGGCGGTGGGGTGCGTACCGTTGAAGATATCCGCAAGCTGCTCGAAGCGGGCGCCGACAAGGTTTCGATCAACACAGCGGCGGTGAACAAACGGGCGTTTGTGAAGGAAGCGAGCGAGAAGTTCGGCGCGCAGTGCATCGTCGTCGCAATTGATGCCAAGCGCGTGTCGGCCGAAGGCGAGCCGCCGCGGTGGGAAATCTTTACGCACGGTGGCCGGACGCCGACGGGCATCGACGCCGTTGAATACGCGCGTGAGGTCGCAGAACTCGGCGCTGGCGAGATTCTTCTGACCTCAATGGATCGCGATGGCACGAAAGCGGGCTTCGACGTCGAGCTAACCCGGGCTGTGTCCGACGCAGTGACGATCCCGGTGATCGCGTCGGGCGGTGTCGGCACGCTGCAGCATCTTGTCGATGGTGTCGAAGGCGGCCACGCGAGCGCGGTCTTGGCGGCGTCGATCTTTCACTTCGGGACGTATTCGATCCCGCAAGCGAAGGACTACATGGCCAAGGCCGGCCTCGCGATGCGGATGGATTCCTAG
- a CDS encoding DUF2244 domain-containing protein, with amino-acid sequence MQSAKDTQFVLHPHRSLPPSGFLIMMSLISSVSFIVGLVFYLMGAWPVFGFFGLDVALIYWAFKRNYRDGLEYETVDVTPDVLTLTHVHPSGQREVFEFNPYWTRVSCTVDRPDGRTSLWLSAQGKAVRFGKFLTDDERRDFANALSGALVTARGSKF; translated from the coding sequence ATGCAATCCGCGAAAGATACGCAGTTTGTGCTTCATCCCCACCGCTCGCTGCCGCCGAGCGGGTTCTTGATCATGATGAGCCTGATTAGCTCGGTAAGCTTCATCGTCGGGCTGGTGTTTTATCTTATGGGCGCCTGGCCGGTGTTCGGTTTTTTCGGGCTCGACGTCGCGCTGATCTACTGGGCCTTCAAACGCAACTATCGCGACGGCCTGGAATACGAGACGGTCGATGTCACTCCCGACGTGTTGACGCTCACGCACGTTCATCCCTCGGGGCAGCGCGAAGTTTTCGAGTTCAACCCGTATTGGACGCGGGTGAGCTGCACGGTTGATCGCCCGGACGGGCGGACATCGCTCTGGCTGTCCGCGCAGGGCAAGGCGGTGCGGTTCGGGAAGTTTCTGACGGACGACGAGCGGCGTGATTTCGCCAACGCTTTAAGCGGTGCTCTCGTCACCGCGCGCGGGTCGAAGTTTTAG
- a CDS encoding peptide chain release factor 3 gives MTQGASAEPVLPPEIARRRTFAIISHPDAGKTTLTEKLLLFGGAIQMAGAVKARGERRRTRSDWMQIEQQRGISVTSSVMTFERNGIVYNLLDTPGHSDFSEDTYRTLSAVDAAVMVMDAAKGIESQTRKLFEVCRLRDIPIITFINKIDREAEDPLTLLDQIAADLALDLVPMAWPVGMGTDFRGVLDLVGNKILLPESEERGASYGHSQPLETFEGLRRIEGIDERIAEKTIEAVELAQGALPQFDLQAFREGHLSPVFFGSALKNFGVEQLLDALGAWAPGPLARDATQRTVQPGEDQVTGFIFKVQANMDPNHRDRIAFMRICSGKFKRGMKMLHVRDNKPMTISSPTFFFGQGRETADEAWAGDIIGVPNHGTLRVGDTLTEKEALKFTGIPNFAPELLRRVVIQDAMKAKQLNRALDDLAEEGIVQVFTPIAGGRQILGVVGQLQFEVLQSRVANEYSVPVSLEQSPFEVARWISADDPAALQKFVNAHRGEIATDRDGALVFLAESAWMLKYKTERFPEIKFAALRERGES, from the coding sequence ATGACGCAAGGCGCGTCGGCCGAGCCGGTGCTGCCGCCTGAAATTGCGCGGCGGCGCACGTTCGCGATCATCTCGCACCCTGACGCCGGTAAAACGACGCTGACGGAAAAGCTGTTGCTGTTCGGCGGAGCGATCCAGATGGCGGGCGCAGTGAAAGCGCGCGGCGAGCGGCGGCGCACGCGTTCCGACTGGATGCAGATCGAGCAGCAGCGCGGCATTTCGGTGACGTCGTCGGTGATGACGTTCGAGCGTAACGGCATCGTCTACAACCTGCTCGATACGCCGGGCCACTCCGACTTCAGCGAAGACACCTATCGTACGCTGTCGGCGGTCGACGCCGCCGTGATGGTGATGGACGCGGCGAAGGGCATCGAAAGCCAGACGCGCAAACTGTTCGAGGTTTGCCGCCTGCGCGATATTCCGATCATCACGTTCATCAACAAAATCGACCGCGAAGCGGAAGATCCGCTGACGCTGCTTGATCAGATTGCGGCGGACCTGGCGCTCGATCTCGTGCCGATGGCATGGCCTGTTGGCATGGGGACCGACTTCCGCGGCGTGCTCGATCTCGTCGGCAACAAGATTTTGCTTCCCGAGAGCGAGGAGCGCGGCGCTTCGTACGGGCATTCGCAACCGCTCGAAACGTTCGAGGGACTGCGCCGCATCGAGGGAATCGACGAGCGTATCGCTGAGAAGACGATCGAGGCCGTGGAGCTGGCGCAGGGTGCCCTGCCGCAGTTCGATCTGCAGGCCTTCCGCGAGGGGCATCTGTCGCCGGTGTTCTTTGGCAGCGCCTTGAAGAACTTTGGTGTCGAGCAACTTCTCGATGCGCTTGGCGCCTGGGCGCCTGGGCCATTGGCGCGCGATGCCACGCAGCGGACCGTGCAGCCGGGCGAGGATCAGGTTACGGGCTTCATCTTCAAGGTGCAGGCCAACATGGACCCGAACCATCGCGACCGTATTGCGTTCATGCGGATCTGCTCGGGCAAGTTCAAGCGCGGCATGAAGATGCTGCACGTCCGCGACAACAAGCCGATGACGATCTCGTCGCCGACGTTCTTCTTCGGCCAAGGCCGCGAGACGGCGGACGAGGCGTGGGCGGGCGACATCATCGGCGTGCCGAACCATGGGACCCTGCGCGTCGGCGATACGCTGACAGAGAAGGAAGCGCTAAAGTTCACCGGCATTCCGAATTTCGCGCCGGAGCTTCTGCGCCGCGTCGTCATTCAGGATGCGATGAAGGCGAAGCAGCTCAACCGCGCTTTGGACGATCTGGCGGAAGAGGGCATCGTGCAGGTGTTCACGCCGATCGCGGGCGGGCGGCAAATTCTCGGCGTCGTAGGCCAGCTGCAGTTCGAAGTTTTGCAGTCACGCGTTGCCAACGAATACAGCGTACCGGTGTCGTTGGAACAGTCGCCGTTCGAAGTGGCGCGATGGATCTCGGCGGATGATCCGGCGGCGTTGCAGAAGTTCGTCAATGCGCATCGGGGCGAGATAGCGACCGACCGTGACGGAGCACTCGTGTTCCTGGCGGAGAGCGCCTGGATGCTGAAATACAAGACCGAGCGCTTTCCTGAAATTAAATTCGCCGCACTCAGGGAGCGCGGCGAATCTTAA
- the hisA gene encoding 1-(5-phosphoribosyl)-5-[(5-phosphoribosylamino)methylideneamino]imidazole-4-carboxamide isomerase: protein MILFPAIDLKDGQCVRLKLGEMDAATVFNDDPAAQAASFERQGFKYLHIVDLNGAFAGKPVNGAAVEAILKAIKMPAQLGGGIRDLATIEAWLDKGIRRVILGTVAVRDPALVKDAAKRFPGQVAVGIDAKGGKVAVEGWAETSELTAVDLAKRFEDAGVAAIIYTDIERDGVLKGLNLPATAALAQATRIPVIASGGLASIADVRDLMKPEYRMLEGAITGRALYDGRLDAKEALELLEKA from the coding sequence TTGATCCTATTCCCTGCCATAGACCTTAAGGACGGCCAGTGCGTGCGGCTGAAGCTCGGCGAGATGGATGCCGCCACCGTGTTCAACGACGATCCGGCGGCGCAGGCGGCGAGCTTCGAGCGACAGGGCTTCAAGTACCTGCATATCGTCGATCTCAACGGCGCGTTCGCGGGCAAGCCGGTCAACGGTGCGGCGGTCGAGGCCATTCTGAAAGCGATCAAGATGCCGGCGCAGCTTGGCGGCGGCATTCGCGATCTGGCGACGATCGAAGCTTGGCTGGATAAGGGTATTCGCCGCGTAATCCTCGGCACGGTCGCGGTGCGCGATCCGGCGCTTGTGAAGGACGCGGCGAAACGCTTTCCAGGCCAGGTCGCGGTCGGCATTGACGCCAAGGGCGGCAAGGTGGCCGTCGAGGGTTGGGCGGAGACGTCGGAGCTGACGGCTGTCGATCTGGCGAAGCGGTTCGAAGACGCGGGCGTTGCGGCCATCATCTATACCGACATTGAACGCGACGGCGTGTTGAAGGGGCTTAATTTGCCTGCCACAGCCGCGCTCGCGCAGGCGACGCGTATTCCGGTCATCGCGTCGGGAGGTCTTGCGTCCATTGCCGATGTGCGCGACCTGATGAAACCAGAATACCGAATGCTCGAAGGCGCTATCACGGGCCGCGCGCTCTACGATGGCCGCCTCGATGCCAAAGAAGCGCTCGAACTTCTGGAGAAGGCATGA
- the hisH gene encoding imidazole glycerol phosphate synthase subunit HisH, producing MQSVVIIDYGSGNLHSAAKAFESAARASEADVRIIVSPRPEDVLAADRIVLPGVGAYGDCKHGLERVPGLIPALEETVRQKGRPFLGICVGMQLLSERGLEFVETPGLGWIKGEVRAISPSDPELKIPHMGWNTLNVVHPHALLDGIPTGPDGWHAYFVHSFAMVPTERRVVVAETDYGGPITAFVADGNIAGTQFHPEKSQKLGLKLIANFLKWKP from the coding sequence ATGCAAAGCGTTGTTATCATCGATTACGGGTCGGGCAATCTGCACTCGGCGGCGAAGGCGTTTGAAAGCGCGGCGCGCGCGAGCGAGGCCGATGTCCGGATCATCGTCAGTCCACGGCCTGAAGATGTGCTGGCGGCGGATCGGATCGTGCTGCCGGGTGTCGGAGCATACGGCGACTGCAAGCACGGGCTCGAACGCGTGCCGGGGCTCATCCCGGCGCTGGAAGAGACGGTGCGGCAGAAGGGTCGGCCGTTTCTCGGCATTTGCGTCGGCATGCAGCTTTTGTCCGAGCGGGGGCTCGAATTCGTCGAGACGCCGGGGCTTGGGTGGATCAAAGGTGAAGTGCGCGCGATTTCACCCAGCGATCCGGAATTGAAAATTCCGCACATGGGCTGGAACACGCTCAACGTCGTCCATCCGCATGCGTTGCTCGACGGCATTCCGACCGGCCCGGACGGCTGGCACGCGTATTTCGTGCATTCGTTCGCGATGGTGCCGACAGAGCGGCGCGTCGTCGTTGCCGAGACGGATTACGGCGGACCGATCACGGCGTTCGTCGCCGACGGCAATATTGCCGGCACGCAGTTTCACCCCGAGAAGAGCCAGAAGCTCGGGCTGAAGCTGATTGCGAATTTCTTGAAGTGGAAGCCGTAG
- the nth gene encoding endonuclease III: MAKASSDVHHTSIGSSAPKRKAAKPAAIAAKKARKSALLDKAEIHEVFRRFHAANPEPKGELEHTNPFTLLVAVVLSAQATDAGVNKATRALFKVADTPEKMLKLGEDKLRDYVKTIGLYRAKAKNVIGLSQRLIDDYDGVVPSDRDALESLPGVGRKTANVVMNIAFHQPTMAVDTHVFRVANRIGLSRGKTPLAVEEDLMHVVPKEYAMHAHHWLILHGRYVCKARKPECWRCLINDICRFPDKTPAP; the protein is encoded by the coding sequence ATGGCCAAAGCGTCCTCAGATGTACACCATACAAGCATCGGAAGTTCCGCCCCAAAACGCAAGGCTGCAAAACCTGCGGCAATTGCGGCCAAGAAGGCGCGTAAATCTGCGCTGCTCGACAAAGCCGAAATTCATGAGGTTTTCCGGAGGTTTCACGCCGCAAACCCTGAGCCCAAGGGCGAGCTGGAGCATACCAATCCGTTTACGCTATTGGTCGCCGTCGTGCTGTCCGCCCAGGCTACCGACGCTGGCGTCAACAAGGCGACCCGCGCGCTCTTCAAGGTCGCCGACACGCCGGAAAAGATGCTGAAGCTCGGCGAAGACAAGTTGCGCGATTACGTGAAAACGATTGGCCTTTACCGGGCCAAAGCGAAGAACGTCATCGGCTTGTCCCAGCGCCTGATCGACGATTACGACGGCGTCGTCCCATCGGATCGCGATGCGCTGGAATCGCTACCCGGCGTCGGCCGCAAGACCGCGAACGTCGTCATGAACATCGCCTTTCATCAGCCGACGATGGCCGTCGACACGCACGTCTTTCGCGTCGCGAACCGCATCGGCCTGTCGCGTGGAAAGACACCGCTGGCAGTGGAAGAAGACCTGATGCATGTCGTGCCCAAGGAATATGCCATGCACGCGCATCACTGGCTGATCCTGCATGGCCGCTACGTCTGCAAGGCGAGAAAGCCCGAATGCTGGCGCTGCCTCATCAACGACATCTGCCGCTTCCCGGATAAAACGCCCGCGCCTTAG
- the leuD gene encoding 3-isopropylmalate dehydratase small subunit yields the protein MDKFTVLTGVAAPLPIRNVDTDMIIPKQFLKTIKRTGLGKSLFYEMRYDPATGNELPDFVLNKPQYRNATILVAGDNFGCGSSREHAPWALLDFGIRCVIATDFADIFYNNCFQNGILPIKLPQSDVDKLMDDASRGANATITVDLEKQEIRGPDGGVIKFDIDPFRKHCLLNGLDNIGLTLEKGKAISTFEEGTASSRPWL from the coding sequence ATGGATAAATTCACGGTTCTGACGGGCGTTGCCGCCCCGCTGCCGATCCGCAATGTCGACACCGACATGATCATCCCGAAGCAGTTCCTGAAAACGATCAAGCGGACCGGCCTCGGCAAGTCGCTGTTCTACGAGATGCGCTACGACCCAGCGACGGGCAACGAGCTGCCGGACTTCGTCCTGAATAAGCCGCAGTACCGGAACGCGACGATCCTCGTTGCGGGCGACAACTTCGGCTGCGGCTCTTCGCGCGAGCATGCGCCCTGGGCGCTGTTGGACTTCGGCATTCGCTGCGTGATCGCCACCGACTTCGCCGACATTTTCTACAACAACTGCTTCCAGAACGGCATCCTGCCGATCAAGCTGCCGCAGTCGGATGTCGACAAGCTGATGGACGACGCCAGCCGCGGCGCCAACGCGACGATCACCGTCGATCTGGAAAAACAGGAAATCCGCGGTCCCGATGGCGGCGTCATCAAGTTCGACATTGATCCATTCCGCAAGCACTGCCTGTTGAACGGCCTCGACAACATCGGCCTGACGCTGGAGAAGGGCAAAGCCATCTCGACGTTCGAAGAAGGCACGGCGTCCTCGCGCCCTTGGCTTTGA
- a CDS encoding DUF2628 domain-containing protein codes for MSTYTVHEPPDADADRIDRGVELEFVKDGFSWLTAICPPLGFLANGVWLMAIAYLAGSALLGYVLNALKVSPDSIGIIFLMINIYLGFEVSSLKRWMLDQRGWQMIGVVNGKSIAESERRFFEGWLPEQPVIARDDAAGASSRARGSRFWPFGIGA; via the coding sequence GTGTCGACCTACACCGTGCATGAGCCGCCGGATGCCGATGCCGATCGCATCGATCGCGGCGTCGAGCTTGAGTTCGTCAAAGACGGGTTTTCGTGGTTGACCGCAATCTGTCCGCCGCTCGGGTTTCTGGCGAACGGCGTCTGGCTGATGGCGATTGCCTATCTCGCGGGTTCGGCGCTGCTCGGCTACGTGCTGAATGCGCTGAAAGTCAGCCCGGACAGCATCGGCATCATCTTTCTGATGATCAACATCTACCTTGGCTTCGAGGTGTCGAGCCTGAAGCGGTGGATGTTGGACCAACGCGGCTGGCAGATGATTGGCGTCGTCAACGGCAAGTCGATTGCGGAGAGCGAGCGGCGGTTCTTCGAAGGCTGGCTGCCGGAGCAGCCGGTGATCGCGCGCGATGACGCCGCTGGTGCGTCGTCGAGGGCGCGCGGATCACGCTTCTGGCCGTTCGGCATTGGGGCTTGA
- the hslV gene encoding ATP-dependent protease subunit HslV: MTHQSQNAGLSSWHATTILTVRKGGKVVVAGDGQVSLGQTVIKSNAKKVRRLGKGDVIGGFAGATADAFTLFERLEAKLEQYPGQLTRAAVELAKDWRTDRFLRRLEAMMIVADATTTLVLTGTGDVLEPENAIAGIGSGGNYALAAARALIDQPLDAEAIARKAMSIAAEICVYTNSNIVVESLDAKTS, translated from the coding sequence ATGACGCACCAGAGCCAAAATGCCGGCCTTTCGAGCTGGCACGCCACGACGATCCTGACGGTCCGGAAGGGCGGTAAAGTTGTAGTTGCCGGTGACGGCCAGGTCAGCCTCGGCCAAACGGTCATCAAGTCGAATGCCAAAAAGGTCCGCCGCCTGGGCAAAGGCGACGTGATTGGCGGCTTCGCGGGCGCGACGGCCGACGCCTTCACCTTGTTCGAGCGGCTCGAGGCCAAGCTTGAGCAATACCCCGGCCAATTGACCCGTGCCGCCGTCGAATTGGCGAAAGACTGGCGCACTGACCGCTTCCTGCGCCGCCTGGAAGCCATGATGATCGTCGCCGATGCCACAACGACCCTCGTCCTGACAGGCACCGGCGACGTGCTGGAACCCGAAAACGCCATCGCCGGGATCGGCTCCGGCGGCAACTATGCGCTTGCCGCCGCGCGCGCCTTGATCGACCAGCCGCTCGACGCCGAAGCCATCGCCCGCAAGGCCATGTCCATTGCCGCCGAGATTTGCGTCTATACGAATTCGAACATCGTCGTCGAAAGCCTCGACGCGAAGACATCGTAA